A section of the Mycolicibacterium anyangense genome encodes:
- a CDS encoding MmpS family transport accessory protein, whose product MRRLWIPLVVLAVVVAGGFTVSRLHGIFGSQKPVAYGDTRTDTAKPINPKYLKYEVWGAPGTVAQISYFNENGDPQFIQGVSLPWTFSFPMVGAAGIGSVAAQGDTDTIGCRITVGDEVKTEKVTNHEVSSFVSCMLKAA is encoded by the coding sequence CTGCGACGGCTCTGGATCCCGCTGGTCGTCCTGGCGGTGGTGGTGGCCGGCGGGTTCACGGTGTCGCGGCTGCATGGGATCTTCGGCTCCCAGAAGCCCGTCGCCTACGGCGACACCCGGACCGACACCGCCAAGCCGATCAATCCGAAGTATCTGAAGTACGAGGTATGGGGAGCCCCCGGCACGGTGGCCCAGATCAGTTACTTCAACGAGAACGGCGACCCACAGTTCATCCAGGGCGTCAGCCTGCCGTGGACGTTCTCCTTCCCGATGGTCGGTGCGGCGGGCATCGGAAGTGTCGCGGCACAGGGCGACACCGACACCATCGGTTGCCGCATCACGGTGGGCGATGAGGTGAAGACCGAGAAGGTGACCAATCACGAGGTCAGTTCCTTCGTTTCCTGCATGCTGAAGGCCGCATGA
- a CDS encoding MMPL/RND family transporter: MSNHQLHTRQPFVARTLHRFAIPVILAWIGFVVVMGLTLPTLEQVSAEHSVSLNPEDAPAFIAAKRISDAFKENDSGSMAFLVLEGEQPLGADAHGFYDRLIDQFEKDPAHVKHIQNFWGDDLTRAAAESSDGKAAYAQITVTGNPGEAQANDSIAAIQRTVAQTPPPPGVKAYITGPAAIVADMAKSGDSTVLLVTAVSVGVICITLLFVYRSIVTVFLLLFVVGIELQVARGIVAFLGHHEFIGLTTFAVNLLVSLVIAAGTDYGIFFVGRYQEARQAGEDRETAYYTTYHGVAKVVLASGLTIAGAVLCLSFTRLPFFKVLGVPCAVGIVVAVAVALTLFPALIAAGSRFGLFDPKRVLKVRGWRRIGTAIVRWPGPILVASLAVALVGLLTLPGFKPSYNDQEYLPKNIPATLGLAAAARHFPPSAMKSPEILMVQSDHDLRNPADFLILNKLAKAVLAVPGISKVQSVTRPEGTPIAHTTIPYLLSMQQAGQQQFMQFQKVRMGDLLKQADMMGETITIMERMFAIMQQLVATTHTMVEKTHEMQLITNELRDHISDFEDFWRPIRNYFYWEPHCYDIPLCFSIKSIFDTLDGVSALTDKLGEMVNELDKLDALMPQLVAQFPEMLAIMKSMRTMLLTMHSTMSGVFGQMDDGTANSTAMGKAFDSAQNDDSFYIPPEVFKNEDFKRVMDIFLSSDGTAARMLISQKGDPSTPEGMSHVDDIKSAAEEALKGTPLEGAGIFLTGTAAGTKDIVEGSEYDLMIAVVAAICLIFIVMLIMTRSLIAALVIVGTVLISLGASFGLSVFVWQYVLGVQIHWAVLVMSVIILLAVGSDYNLLLVARMKEEIGAGINTGIIRAMGGTGKVVTNAGLVFAFTMMSMLVSDLTSIGQVGTTIGLGLLFDTLVVRAFMTPSIAALLGRWFWWPQQVRPRPASTMLRPTGPRPLVRALLMGQQD, from the coding sequence ATGAGCAACCACCAGCTGCACACCCGGCAGCCCTTCGTGGCGCGGACGCTGCACCGATTTGCGATTCCGGTCATCCTGGCGTGGATCGGCTTCGTCGTCGTCATGGGTCTGACGCTTCCCACGCTGGAACAGGTTTCGGCCGAGCACTCGGTGTCCCTGAACCCCGAGGACGCACCGGCATTCATTGCGGCCAAGCGCATCTCAGATGCGTTCAAGGAAAACGATTCCGGCAGTATGGCTTTCCTGGTTCTCGAAGGTGAGCAACCGCTGGGGGCCGACGCCCATGGGTTCTACGACCGCCTGATCGACCAGTTCGAGAAGGACCCGGCCCACGTCAAGCACATCCAGAATTTCTGGGGCGACGACCTCACCCGGGCGGCGGCGGAGAGTTCCGACGGCAAAGCCGCTTACGCCCAGATCACCGTGACCGGTAATCCCGGCGAGGCGCAGGCCAACGATTCCATCGCCGCCATCCAGCGCACCGTCGCCCAGACTCCGCCGCCACCCGGGGTCAAGGCCTACATCACCGGACCTGCAGCGATCGTCGCAGACATGGCCAAGAGCGGTGACAGCACCGTCCTGCTGGTGACCGCGGTCAGTGTCGGGGTCATCTGCATCACGCTGCTGTTCGTCTACCGCTCCATCGTCACGGTCTTTCTCCTGCTCTTCGTGGTCGGCATCGAATTGCAGGTTGCCCGCGGAATCGTCGCCTTCCTCGGCCATCACGAATTCATCGGCCTGACAACGTTTGCCGTGAACCTGCTGGTGTCACTGGTCATCGCGGCAGGCACCGACTACGGCATCTTCTTCGTCGGCCGATACCAGGAGGCGCGGCAGGCCGGGGAAGACCGGGAGACCGCTTACTACACGACCTACCACGGTGTGGCCAAGGTGGTCCTGGCCTCCGGGCTGACGATCGCCGGGGCGGTGCTGTGCCTGAGTTTCACCCGGCTGCCGTTCTTCAAGGTTCTCGGTGTGCCCTGCGCGGTAGGCATCGTGGTCGCCGTCGCGGTCGCTCTCACGCTGTTCCCGGCGTTGATCGCCGCGGGTAGCCGGTTCGGGCTCTTCGACCCCAAACGAGTCCTCAAAGTTCGTGGGTGGCGCCGGATCGGAACGGCCATCGTGCGCTGGCCGGGTCCGATCCTGGTGGCGTCACTGGCCGTCGCACTCGTCGGATTGCTCACGCTGCCTGGCTTCAAACCGAGCTACAACGACCAGGAGTACCTGCCCAAGAACATCCCCGCCACCCTCGGCCTGGCTGCCGCGGCACGACACTTCCCGCCGTCGGCCATGAAGTCGCCGGAGATTCTGATGGTTCAGTCAGACCATGATCTGCGCAACCCCGCCGACTTCCTGATCCTCAACAAGCTGGCCAAGGCCGTGCTCGCGGTGCCGGGGATCTCCAAGGTGCAGTCGGTGACCCGGCCGGAGGGAACTCCGATCGCGCACACCACGATCCCCTACCTGCTCAGCATGCAGCAGGCCGGTCAGCAGCAGTTCATGCAATTCCAGAAGGTGCGGATGGGCGACCTGCTCAAGCAGGCCGACATGATGGGCGAGACCATCACGATCATGGAGCGGATGTTCGCCATCATGCAGCAGCTGGTGGCCACCACCCACACCATGGTCGAGAAGACCCACGAGATGCAGCTGATCACCAACGAACTGCGGGATCACATCTCGGATTTCGAGGATTTCTGGCGACCGATTCGCAACTATTTCTACTGGGAGCCGCACTGCTACGACATTCCGCTGTGCTTCTCGATCAAGTCGATCTTCGACACCCTCGACGGGGTGAGCGCCCTCACCGACAAGCTCGGTGAGATGGTCAACGAGCTCGACAAGCTCGACGCGCTGATGCCTCAGCTGGTGGCCCAGTTCCCCGAGATGCTCGCGATCATGAAGAGCATGCGGACCATGCTGCTGACGATGCACAGCACCATGAGCGGTGTGTTCGGTCAAATGGACGATGGCACAGCCAATTCCACCGCGATGGGCAAGGCCTTCGACTCCGCGCAGAACGACGATTCCTTCTACATCCCGCCGGAGGTCTTCAAGAACGAAGATTTCAAGCGGGTGATGGACATCTTCCTGTCGTCGGACGGCACCGCGGCCCGGATGCTGATCTCGCAGAAGGGCGACCCGTCGACACCCGAGGGCATGTCGCACGTCGACGACATCAAGTCCGCAGCCGAGGAGGCCCTCAAGGGCACCCCGCTGGAGGGCGCCGGGATATTCCTCACCGGGACCGCGGCGGGAACCAAGGACATCGTCGAAGGTTCCGAATACGACTTGATGATCGCCGTGGTCGCCGCGATCTGTCTGATCTTCATCGTCATGCTGATCATGACCCGAAGCCTGATCGCCGCACTGGTGATCGTTGGGACAGTGCTGATCTCACTCGGCGCATCATTCGGGCTGTCGGTGTTCGTCTGGCAGTACGTGCTCGGCGTCCAAATTCACTGGGCGGTGTTGGTCATGTCGGTGATCATCCTGTTAGCGGTGGGTTCGGACTACAACCTGTTGCTGGTGGCGCGGATGAAAGAGGAGATCGGCGCGGGTATCAACACCGGCATCATTCGCGCGATGGGCGGCACCGGCAAGGTGGTGACCAACGCCGGCCTGGTGTTCGCCTTCACCATGATGTCGATGCTGGTGAGTGATCTGACCAGCATCGGTCAGGTCGGCACCACCATCGGCTTGGGGCTGCTGTTCGACACCTTGGTGGTGCGCGCGTTCATGACTCCCTCGATTGCGGCACTACTCGGTCGCTGGTTCTGGTGGCCGCAGCAGGTTCGGCCGCGGCCCGCCAGCACCATGCTGCGGCCCACCGGTCCCCGCCCGCTGGTGCGTGCCCTGCTGATGGGCCAGCAAGACTAG
- a CDS encoding MMPL/RND family transporter, translating into MPTVQSADDRVGQERPPRPRVARTIRALSIPIVLFWVSFALIATFFGPWLETVGREHSVPLAPQDAPAVQAMQRIGADFKESTSDSFAMLVLEGQQRLGDDVHTYYDTLIRKLKDDPTHVEHVQDLWSDRLTAAGAQSADGKAVYVQLNLAGNQGTTLGQDSIAAVRRIVDQTPPPPGVKAYVTGPAALSSDMQHAGDRSILKMTLIGAVIIFAVLLMVYRSIITVIALLVTVGAELFAARGIVAFLADHDVFSLSTFAVNLLVALAMAAGTDYGIFFFGRYQEARQDGEDRESAYYSTFRGVAPVVLGSGLTIAGAMLCLSFTRLPIFQTIGVPCAIGMVVAVAVAVTLVPATLTVGGRVGLFDPKRKMGVRRWRRVGTAIVRWPAPILVATLAVASLGLIALPGYQTSYNDRLYIPDDIPANVGYAAAQRHFTQARMMPEILMIESDRDMRNPADFLILHKLAKAIFRVPGISRVQGITRPEGTPIEHTSIPFLISLQSASQVQSMKFMRGQVDQMGEMATLMDKQVALLKRMYEFQKQITVTTHKSIELTAQMADVVAQLRDAVAQFDDFFRPIRNYLYWEPHCYNIPMCWSIRSIFDAIDGVNEATEKLQELLPTLSNLDVLQTRLLNEMPRQIAILEQMRDMSKAMHATMSGSLDVIDDTNNDANAMGQAYDAAKDDDTFYLPPEVFDNADFKKAMGSFLSPDGRSARFIISHKGDPATPEGIARTDKIRTAAEEALKTTPLSGATIYLAGTASTFKDFRDGSRYDLLIAGVGALCLIFIIMLVITRSLIAALVIVGTVALSLGSSFGLSVLIWQYIFGIKLHWMVLPMSVIVLLAVGSDYNLLLVARMKEEIAAGINTGIIRAMGSTGKVVTNAGLVFAFTMAAMLASDLQIIGQVGTTIALGLLFDTLVVRSFMTPSIAALLGRWFWWPQIVRPRPASQMLRAYGTRVSVRELLERNEPHPEDAAVTAELPRPVS; encoded by the coding sequence ATGCCGACTGTGCAGTCCGCCGACGACCGGGTAGGCCAGGAGCGCCCGCCGCGACCTCGGGTAGCGCGAACCATTCGGGCGCTCTCGATCCCGATCGTCCTGTTCTGGGTGTCCTTCGCGCTGATCGCGACATTCTTCGGTCCGTGGCTGGAGACCGTGGGCCGCGAGCACTCGGTTCCGCTGGCGCCGCAGGATGCGCCGGCCGTACAGGCCATGCAACGTATCGGCGCCGACTTCAAGGAGTCCACGTCCGACAGCTTCGCGATGCTCGTCCTCGAAGGGCAACAGCGCCTCGGCGACGACGTCCACACCTACTACGACACGCTGATCCGCAAACTCAAGGACGACCCGACTCACGTCGAACACGTCCAGGACCTGTGGAGTGACCGGCTCACCGCCGCCGGGGCGCAGAGCGCTGACGGCAAGGCCGTCTACGTGCAGTTGAACCTGGCCGGAAACCAGGGCACAACCCTCGGCCAGGATTCGATCGCCGCCGTGCGACGTATCGTCGACCAGACGCCACCGCCACCGGGCGTCAAGGCCTACGTCACCGGTCCCGCGGCGCTGTCCAGCGACATGCAGCACGCCGGTGACCGCTCGATCCTGAAGATGACCTTGATCGGCGCCGTCATCATCTTCGCGGTGCTGCTCATGGTGTACCGGTCGATCATCACGGTGATCGCCCTGCTCGTCACGGTCGGCGCCGAACTCTTCGCGGCTCGGGGCATCGTCGCCTTCCTCGCCGACCACGATGTCTTCTCGCTGTCCACCTTCGCGGTGAATCTCCTGGTGGCTCTGGCGATGGCCGCCGGGACCGACTACGGCATCTTCTTCTTCGGGCGCTACCAGGAGGCCCGCCAGGACGGTGAAGACCGGGAGTCCGCCTACTACAGCACCTTTCGCGGCGTCGCCCCCGTCGTCCTGGGTTCGGGTTTGACGATCGCAGGCGCCATGCTCTGCCTCAGCTTCACCCGGCTACCGATCTTCCAGACCATCGGTGTGCCCTGTGCGATCGGCATGGTGGTTGCGGTCGCGGTGGCCGTCACCCTGGTGCCGGCCACGCTGACCGTCGGCGGCCGGGTCGGCCTGTTCGATCCCAAGCGCAAGATGGGAGTCCGGCGCTGGCGTCGGGTCGGCACCGCGATCGTCCGCTGGCCCGCACCGATTCTCGTCGCGACGCTGGCCGTGGCGTCGTTGGGCCTGATTGCGCTGCCGGGCTACCAGACCAGTTACAACGACCGCCTGTACATCCCCGACGACATTCCGGCCAACGTCGGATACGCCGCGGCCCAGCGGCATTTCACCCAGGCCCGCATGATGCCCGAGATCCTGATGATCGAATCGGACCGGGACATGCGCAACCCCGCAGACTTCCTGATCCTGCACAAGCTCGCCAAGGCGATCTTCCGGGTGCCCGGGATCTCCCGCGTCCAGGGCATCACCAGGCCGGAAGGCACACCCATCGAGCACACCTCGATCCCCTTCCTGATCAGCTTGCAGAGCGCATCCCAGGTGCAGAGCATGAAGTTCATGCGGGGCCAGGTCGACCAGATGGGCGAGATGGCCACGCTGATGGACAAGCAGGTGGCACTGCTCAAACGGATGTACGAATTCCAGAAGCAGATCACGGTCACGACGCACAAGTCGATCGAGCTGACGGCGCAGATGGCCGACGTCGTGGCTCAGTTGCGCGACGCGGTCGCGCAATTCGACGACTTCTTCCGGCCCATCCGTAACTATCTGTACTGGGAACCGCACTGCTACAACATCCCGATGTGCTGGTCCATCAGAAGCATTTTCGATGCGATCGATGGAGTGAACGAGGCGACGGAGAAGCTGCAGGAGCTCCTTCCCACCCTGAGCAACCTGGACGTACTGCAGACCAGGCTGCTCAACGAGATGCCTCGGCAGATCGCCATCTTGGAGCAGATGCGGGACATGTCGAAGGCGATGCACGCCACCATGTCCGGCAGCCTCGACGTCATCGACGACACCAACAACGACGCCAACGCCATGGGCCAGGCCTACGACGCCGCAAAGGACGACGACACCTTCTATCTGCCGCCGGAAGTCTTCGACAACGCCGACTTCAAGAAGGCGATGGGCTCGTTCCTGTCCCCCGACGGTAGATCGGCGCGATTCATCATCTCGCACAAGGGCGATCCGGCCACGCCGGAAGGGATAGCCCGCACCGACAAGATCCGTACCGCCGCCGAGGAAGCCCTCAAGACCACCCCGCTGTCGGGCGCCACGATCTACCTGGCCGGCACCGCCTCGACATTCAAGGATTTCCGCGACGGTTCCAGGTACGACCTGTTGATCGCCGGCGTCGGCGCGCTGTGCCTGATCTTCATCATCATGCTGGTGATCACCCGCAGCCTGATCGCCGCTCTGGTGATCGTCGGCACGGTGGCCCTGTCATTGGGATCGTCGTTCGGTCTGTCAGTGCTGATCTGGCAGTACATCTTCGGCATCAAGCTGCACTGGATGGTGCTGCCGATGTCGGTCATCGTGCTGCTGGCCGTGGGTTCGGACTACAACCTGTTGCTGGTCGCACGGATGAAAGAGGAGATCGCCGCCGGTATCAACACCGGCATCATCCGCGCGATGGGCAGTACCGGCAAGGTCGTCACCAACGCAGGACTGGTCTTCGCCTTTACCATGGCCGCGATGCTGGCCAGCGACCTGCAGATCATCGGCCAGGTCGGCACCACCATCGCGCTGGGATTGTTGTTCGACACCCTGGTGGTGCGCTCGTTCATGACACCGTCGATCGCGGCCCTGCTGGGCCGCTGGTTCTGGTGGCCGCAGATCGTGCGGCCGCGGCCGGCCAGCCAGATGCTGCGTGCGTACGGTACCCGGGTGTCGGTTCGGGAGTTGCTGGAGCGCAACGAACCTCACCCCGAGGATGCCGCGGTCACCGCGGAACTCCCCCGGCCCGTCAGCTGA
- a CDS encoding sugar nucleotide-binding protein produces the protein MTEYGKALRATATPIPGLTIWELPVHGDNRGWFKENWQREKMIAAGMPDFGPVQQNISFNDAAGTTRGIHAEPWDKYISVGSGRIFGAWVDLREGPTFGAVFSAELDPSRAVFVPRGVGNSFQTLEPNTVYSYLVNDHYRADVAYPSLHPGDPAVGIDWPIPLDRAELSAKDRAQGPLSAVTPIPRRTMLVIGAGGQLGQALRAAYADATHVEFAQRADIDLAAGSLADARPWREYDTIVNAAAYTAVDAAETPEGRAAAWATNVTGVGELARVAAAHRITLVHVSSDYVFDGTATQPYREDDAIAPLGVYGQTKAAGDQIVAAVPRHYIVRTSWVIGEGRNFVRTMLSLAERGVDPSVVDDQFGRLTFANEIARAIRHLIDVQAPYGVYNISGAGAVGSWADVARRTFELAGHDPGRVTGVSTAAYFAKAAGPVAPRPPRSALDLTKIEATGFVPADADDMLAKYVLAESRETNGSPVS, from the coding sequence ATGACGGAGTACGGCAAGGCTCTTCGGGCGACGGCCACCCCCATTCCGGGTCTGACGATCTGGGAGTTGCCCGTCCACGGCGACAACCGCGGCTGGTTCAAGGAGAACTGGCAGCGCGAGAAGATGATCGCCGCCGGGATGCCGGATTTCGGTCCCGTGCAGCAGAACATCTCGTTCAACGATGCGGCCGGTACCACCCGCGGAATCCATGCTGAGCCGTGGGACAAGTACATCTCGGTGGGCTCCGGACGGATCTTCGGCGCGTGGGTGGATCTGCGCGAGGGCCCGACCTTCGGCGCCGTGTTCAGCGCCGAACTCGATCCGTCCCGCGCGGTGTTCGTCCCGCGGGGAGTGGGCAATTCGTTCCAGACGCTGGAGCCCAACACCGTCTACAGCTATCTGGTCAATGACCACTATCGCGCTGATGTCGCCTACCCGTCGCTGCACCCGGGCGACCCTGCCGTCGGCATCGACTGGCCGATCCCACTGGATCGGGCCGAACTGTCGGCCAAGGACCGCGCCCAGGGCCCACTGTCGGCGGTGACCCCGATTCCGCGGCGCACGATGCTGGTGATCGGTGCCGGCGGCCAGCTCGGCCAGGCGCTGCGGGCGGCCTACGCCGACGCAACCCATGTCGAGTTCGCCCAGCGCGCCGATATCGATCTGGCCGCCGGGTCACTGGCCGATGCCCGCCCCTGGCGGGAGTACGACACGATCGTCAATGCGGCGGCCTACACCGCCGTCGATGCCGCGGAGACGCCGGAGGGCCGGGCCGCGGCGTGGGCCACCAACGTCACCGGCGTCGGCGAACTGGCCAGAGTCGCTGCTGCGCACCGCATCACGCTGGTGCACGTGTCCAGCGACTACGTCTTCGACGGGACCGCCACCCAGCCCTACCGCGAGGACGACGCTATCGCCCCGCTGGGGGTGTATGGGCAGACCAAGGCCGCCGGTGACCAGATCGTGGCCGCGGTGCCCCGGCACTACATCGTGCGAACCTCCTGGGTGATCGGCGAGGGCCGGAATTTCGTGCGCACCATGCTGTCGCTTGCCGAACGCGGTGTCGATCCTTCAGTGGTCGACGACCAATTCGGGCGATTGACGTTTGCCAATGAAATCGCCCGAGCGATAAGGCATCTCATCGATGTGCAGGCGCCGTACGGCGTTTACAACATCAGTGGTGCGGGCGCGGTGGGCTCCTGGGCGGACGTGGCGCGGCGCACCTTCGAACTGGCCGGCCACGATCCGGGTCGGGTCACCGGCGTGAGCACCGCCGCGTACTTCGCCAAGGCCGCGGGGCCGGTGGCGCCCCGGCCGCCGCGCAGTGCGCTGGATCTGACGAAGATCGAGGCCACCGGTTTCGTGCCTGCCGATGCCGACGACATGCTGGCGAAGTATGTGCTTGCGGAGAGCCGCGAAACCAACGGGTCGCCGGTCAGCTGA
- the rfbB gene encoding dTDP-glucose 4,6-dehydratase — MARLLVTGGAGFIGSNFVHHVIEHTDHHVTVLDKLTYAGNRASLAGLPEGRLTFVRGDVADPDVVDDLVATSDAVVHYAAESHNDNSLSDPKPFLQTNLIGTFTLLEAVRKYGVRFHHISTDEVYGDLALDDPARFTEASPYNPSSPYSSTKAGSDMLVRAWIRSYGVAATISNCSNNYGPYQHVEKFIPRQITNILLGIRPKLYGEGRNVRDWIHADDHSSAVLRILEAGRIGETYLIGANGERDNKTVVELILTMMGRDADAYDHVPDRSGHDLRYAIDSTKLRTELGWSPRYCDFEHGLSATIQWYRDHEDWWAPAKDATEAFYARLGQ, encoded by the coding sequence GTGGCCCGGCTGCTGGTCACCGGAGGGGCCGGCTTCATCGGGTCGAACTTCGTGCACCACGTCATCGAGCACACCGATCATCACGTCACGGTGCTCGACAAGCTCACCTACGCCGGTAACCGTGCCTCGCTGGCCGGCCTGCCGGAGGGTCGGCTGACGTTCGTCCGTGGTGACGTGGCCGACCCCGACGTGGTCGACGATTTGGTGGCCACCTCCGACGCGGTGGTGCACTACGCGGCGGAGTCGCACAACGACAACTCGCTGTCCGACCCGAAGCCGTTCCTGCAGACCAACCTGATCGGCACTTTTACCCTGCTGGAGGCCGTGCGCAAGTACGGTGTGCGCTTCCACCACATCTCCACCGATGAGGTGTACGGCGATCTGGCCCTCGACGACCCGGCCCGCTTCACCGAAGCCAGCCCGTACAACCCGTCCTCGCCGTACTCGTCGACCAAGGCAGGCAGCGACATGCTGGTACGGGCCTGGATCCGGTCCTATGGCGTGGCCGCGACGATCTCGAACTGCTCCAACAACTACGGGCCCTACCAGCATGTGGAGAAGTTCATCCCGCGCCAGATCACCAACATCCTGCTGGGGATCCGGCCCAAGCTGTACGGCGAGGGCCGCAACGTGCGGGACTGGATCCATGCCGATGACCATTCCTCGGCCGTGCTGCGGATCCTGGAGGCCGGCCGGATCGGCGAGACCTACCTGATCGGTGCCAACGGGGAACGCGACAACAAGACCGTGGTCGAGTTGATCCTGACCATGATGGGACGCGACGCCGACGCCTACGACCACGTCCCGGACCGCAGCGGCCACGACCTGCGGTATGCCATCGACTCGACGAAGCTGCGTACCGAGCTCGGGTGGTCGCCGCGGTACTGCGACTTCGAACACGGGTTGTCGGCGACGATCCAGTGGTATCGCGACCACGAGGACTGGTGGGCACCGGCCAAGGACGCCACCGAGGCGTTCTATGCCCGGCTCGGGCAGTAA
- the rfbA gene encoding glucose-1-phosphate thymidylyltransferase RfbA, whose translation MRGIILAGGSGTRLHPITQGVSKQLIPVYDKPMVYYPLSTLMLAGIRDILVITTPHDAQSFERLLGDGSRFGVSITFAQQASPDGLAQAFTIGSNFIGSDKVALILGDNLLYGPGMGTQLRAFATVDGGVIFAYWVAEPSAYGVVEFDAAGTVVSLEEKPKAPKSNYAVPGLYFYDNDVVEIARGLQPSDRGEYEITDVNRAYLEQGRLRVNVLPRGTAWLDTGTFDQMTDAADFVRTMERRTGLKIGVPEEIAWRQGFLSDDELRERAEKLVKSGYGSYLLSLLERGL comes from the coding sequence ATGCGCGGCATCATCCTGGCCGGCGGGTCGGGCACTCGGCTTCACCCGATCACGCAGGGTGTTTCCAAGCAGCTGATCCCGGTCTACGACAAGCCGATGGTGTACTACCCGCTGTCGACGCTGATGCTGGCCGGGATCCGCGACATCCTGGTGATCACCACCCCGCATGACGCGCAGTCCTTTGAGCGGCTGCTCGGCGACGGGTCGCGGTTCGGGGTGTCGATCACCTTCGCCCAGCAGGCCTCACCGGACGGCCTGGCGCAGGCCTTCACCATCGGATCGAATTTCATCGGTTCGGACAAGGTGGCGCTCATCCTGGGTGACAACCTGCTCTACGGCCCCGGCATGGGTACCCAGCTGCGGGCCTTCGCCACCGTCGACGGCGGCGTGATCTTCGCCTACTGGGTGGCCGAGCCGTCGGCGTACGGCGTGGTGGAGTTCGACGCCGCGGGCACGGTGGTGTCGCTGGAGGAGAAGCCGAAAGCTCCGAAGAGCAACTACGCGGTGCCGGGACTCTACTTCTACGACAACGACGTGGTGGAGATCGCGCGTGGTCTGCAGCCCAGCGACCGCGGCGAGTACGAGATCACCGACGTCAACCGCGCCTACCTCGAGCAGGGGCGGCTTCGGGTGAATGTCCTGCCGCGCGGTACCGCCTGGCTGGACACCGGCACGTTCGACCAGATGACCGATGCCGCCGATTTCGTGCGGACCATGGAGCGCCGTACCGGGTTGAAGATCGGGGTTCCCGAGGAAATCGCTTGGCGGCAGGGCTTTCTCAGCGATGATGAGTTGCGCGAGCGCGCCGAGAAACTGGTGAAGTCGGGTTACGGCTCCTATCTTCTCAGTCTGCTGGAAAGGGGCCTCTAG